Proteins encoded by one window of Thunnus thynnus chromosome 3, fThuThy2.1, whole genome shotgun sequence:
- the nthl1 gene encoding endonuclease III-like protein 1, whose translation MLSVRCSTRVSNAASCFIMASPYFMHRRAAAIRRGNQPAGCTPAASLRSKLTNKRRDAAPVAYVAVKAEEEEARISEQRPSSAPLSTGGCHEPLQQAAVQPKTETNAVPLSSPRRRRRQLKVEYDDDDGVLPVKTEHWEPPEWKKQLGFIREMRSSRDAPVDQMGAEKCYDTEAPAHVRRFQVLVSLMLSSQTKDQVTGAAMQKLRAHGCTVENVLATDDDTLGKLIYPVGFWRNKVKYLKLTSAVLQKEFGGDIPDSVEGLVSLPGVGPKMAHLAMNIAWDQVSGIGVDTHVHRISNRLGWLRKPTKNPEETRKALEEWLPRELWREINWLLVGFGQQVCLPVNPLCSVCLNQHSCPSAHKNSPAKRPKAGSQRSPSPTSSFKVKTEPGSAVKDERITEESLTRPVSPTKHRRKLKSKINH comes from the exons ATGCTTTCCGTCCGCTGCAGCACGCGGGTCAGTAATGCAGCCTCGTGTTTTATAATGGCCTCTCCTTACTTCATGCACCGCAGGGCTGCAGCCATTCGGAGAGGTAACCAACCTGCCGGCTGCACACCTGCGGCCTCTCTCAGGTCCAAACTTACCAACAAACGGAGGGACGCGGCTCCAGTCGCCTATGTGGCGGTgaaggcggaggaggaggaggcgaggATCTCTGAGCAAAGACCCTCCTCGGCCCCCTTATCGACGG GTGGTTGCCATGAACCCCTCCAACAGGCCGCCGTGCAGCCAAAAACAGAAACCAACGCCGTCCCGCTGTCGTCACCCCGCCGCCGCAGGAGACAGCTAAAGGTGGAGTATGACGATGATGATGGCGTTTTGCCGGTGAAGACGGAGCACTGGGAGCCTCCTGAGTGGAAGAAACAATTAGGATTCATTCGTGAGATGAGGAGCAGCCGTGACGCACCTGTAGATCAGATGGGAGCAGAGAAATGCTACGACACAGAGGCTCCTGCACAT GTGAGACGTTTCCAGGTGTTGGTGTCACTCATGCTGTCTAGTCAGACTAAGGACCAGGTGACAGGAGCCGCTATGCAGAAGCTCCGAGCTCACGGCTGCACTGTGGAAAACGTACTCGCTACTGATGATGACACGTTGGGGAAACTCATCTACCCCGTCGGCTTCTGGAGG AATAAGGTGAAGTATCTGAAGCTGACGTCAGCCGTGCTGCAGAAGGAGTTTGGAGGGGACATCCCGGACAGCGTGGAGGGGCTGGTCAGCCTGCCAGGAGTTGGACCCAAGATGGCTCACCTGGCTATGAACATCGCCTGGGACCAGGTGTCCGGCATAG GCGTGGACACACATGTGCATCGCATCTCTAACAGGCTGGGCTGGCTCAGGAAGCCGACCAAGAACCCGGAGGAAACACGCAAGGCCCTGGAGGAGTGGTTACCCAG GGAGCTGTGGCGTGAGATCAACTGGCTGCTGGTTGGGTTCGGACAGCAGGTTTGTCTACCCGTCaaccctctctgctctgtgtgccTGAACCAGCATAGCTGCCCATCTGCCCACAAGAACTCTCCAGCAAAGAGGCCTAAAGCTGGATCCCAGCGCTCTCCAAGTCCAACCTCTTCCTTCAAAGTAAAAACTGAACCTGGGTCTGCTGTCAAAGATGAGAGGATAACAGAGGAGTCACTGACCAGACCTGTTTCCCCCACTAAACACAGAAGGAAGCTAAAAAGCAAGATTAACCACTga